The Peribacillus sp. FSL E2-0218 genome contains a region encoding:
- a CDS encoding YaiI/YqxD family protein: MNDKPTIHVDADACPVKDEILHCARLHDIDVCFVASYKNMMNDPEGKWVYVDADKEAADLYIVNSVKKGDIVVTADIGLAGTLLPKGVYVLSPRGKEYTDENIFMLLDMRYQSAKLRRQGKHTKGPKPFTKEDRLSFTNKLLKTLSNFAGN, encoded by the coding sequence ATGAATGATAAACCTACGATACATGTCGATGCCGATGCATGCCCGGTGAAAGACGAGATCCTCCATTGTGCCCGTTTGCACGATATTGATGTCTGTTTTGTTGCATCATATAAGAATATGATGAATGACCCTGAAGGGAAATGGGTATATGTCGATGCAGACAAGGAAGCCGCGGATCTTTATATAGTAAACTCAGTAAAAAAGGGTGATATTGTCGTTACTGCCGATATCGGATTGGCCGGGACCCTGCTTCCTAAAGGTGTTTACGTTCTTTCTCCAAGGGGAAAGGAATACACGGACGAGAATATTTTCATGCTCCTGGATATGCGGTATCAGTCGGCTAAGCTGCGCAGGCAAGGTAAGCATACGAAAGGGCCGAAACCATTCACGAAGGAAGATCGCCTTAGCTTTACAAATAAACTTTTGAAAACTTTGTCGAACTTTGCAGGGAATTAG